The proteins below are encoded in one region of Oncorhynchus masou masou isolate Uvic2021 chromosome 15, UVic_Omas_1.1, whole genome shotgun sequence:
- the LOC135555683 gene encoding beta-1,3-N-acetylglucosaminyltransferase lunatic fringe isoform X1 — MSKSYGKKTVVSITSGLFTCFMLLLVVAQHQRVEVDEVPNQREMGTRSLQSTDTLATDGVKTVQQQVNSEAQTKKGFSAYFSKLTRGRREADKPAGSAQSATDASPAEDISADDIFIAVKTTKKFHQSRLNLLLDTWISRNMQQTYIFTDGEDEELKKKVGSHAINTNCSAAHSRQALSCKMAVEYDKFIESGKKWFCHVDDDNYVNMRTLVKLLSHYPHTQDMYIGKPSLDRPIEATERLGDNKMRPVNFWFATGGAGFCVSRGLALKMSPWASGGHFMNTAEKIRLPDDCTIGYIIESVLGVPLTRSNFFHSHLENLQQVSRSELHKQITLSYGMFENKRNIINMKGAFPVEEDPSRFKSVHCLLYPDTPWCPLQVAY, encoded by the exons ATGTCGAAAAGTTATGGTAAGAAAACGGTTGTTTCTATAACAAGTGGACTATTCACCTGTTTTATGTTGCTCTTGGTAGTCGCGCAGCATCAAAGAGTTGAGGTAGATGAGGTTCCAaaccagagagagatggggacgcGCTCACTCCAGAGCACGGACACCTTGGCTACGGACGGAGTGAAGACTGTTCAGCAACAGGTCAACTCGGAGGCGCAGACGAAAAAAGGATTCTCTGCGTATTTTTCCAAGTTGACCCGGGGACGGAGAGAGGCGGACAAGCCTGCAGGGTCCGCTCAGTCAGCGACAGATGCGTCCCCCGCAGAGGACATCAGTGCAGATGACATCTTCATCGCTGTCAAGACCACAAAGAAGTTCCATCAGTCTCGACTGAATCTCCTTCTGGATACCTGGATCTCTAGAAACATGCAGCAG ACATACATCTTCACAGACGGAGAAGATGAGGAGCTGAAGAAGAAAGTTG GGAGTCACGCCATCAACACCAACTGTTCAGCAGCACACAGCCGCCAAGCTCTATCCTGCAAGATGGCTGTGGAGTACGACAAGTTCATTGAGTCTGGGAAAAA GTGGTTTTGTCATGTGGATGATGATAACTACGTTAACATGAGGACTCTAGTGAAGCTGCTGTCCCACTACCCCCACACCCAGGACATGTACATTGGCAAGCCCAGCCTGGACCGGCCCATCGAGGCCACAGAGAGGCTAGGAGACAACAAGATG AGACCAGTAAACTTCTGGTTTGCTACTGGGGGAGCCGGCTTCTGTGTGAGTCGAGGCCTGGCTTTGAAGATGAGCCCATGGGCCAGTGGCGGCCATTTTATGAACACGGCAGAGAAGATTCGTCTGCCTGACGACTGCACCATCGGCTACATCATCGAGTCAGTGCTGGGGGTGCCTCTGACCCGCAGCAACTTCTTCCACTCCCATCTGGAGAACCTGCAACAGGTGTCCAGATCTGAACTTCACAAACAG ATCACATTGAGTTATGGAATGTTTGAGAACAAGAGGAACATCATCAATATGAAAGGGGCGTTCCCTGTGGAGGAAGACCCATCAAG GTTTAAGTCTGTGCACTGTTTGCTGTACCCAGACACCCCTTGGTGTCCGCTTCAGGTTGCCTACTAG
- the LOC135555683 gene encoding beta-1,3-N-acetylglucosaminyltransferase lunatic fringe isoform X2 yields the protein MAFCQQTYIFTDGEDEELKKKVGSHAINTNCSAAHSRQALSCKMAVEYDKFIESGKKWFCHVDDDNYVNMRTLVKLLSHYPHTQDMYIGKPSLDRPIEATERLGDNKMRPVNFWFATGGAGFCVSRGLALKMSPWASGGHFMNTAEKIRLPDDCTIGYIIESVLGVPLTRSNFFHSHLENLQQVSRSELHKQITLSYGMFENKRNIINMKGAFPVEEDPSRFKSVHCLLYPDTPWCPLQVAY from the exons atggcattctgccagcaG ACATACATCTTCACAGACGGAGAAGATGAGGAGCTGAAGAAGAAAGTTG GGAGTCACGCCATCAACACCAACTGTTCAGCAGCACACAGCCGCCAAGCTCTATCCTGCAAGATGGCTGTGGAGTACGACAAGTTCATTGAGTCTGGGAAAAA GTGGTTTTGTCATGTGGATGATGATAACTACGTTAACATGAGGACTCTAGTGAAGCTGCTGTCCCACTACCCCCACACCCAGGACATGTACATTGGCAAGCCCAGCCTGGACCGGCCCATCGAGGCCACAGAGAGGCTAGGAGACAACAAGATG AGACCAGTAAACTTCTGGTTTGCTACTGGGGGAGCCGGCTTCTGTGTGAGTCGAGGCCTGGCTTTGAAGATGAGCCCATGGGCCAGTGGCGGCCATTTTATGAACACGGCAGAGAAGATTCGTCTGCCTGACGACTGCACCATCGGCTACATCATCGAGTCAGTGCTGGGGGTGCCTCTGACCCGCAGCAACTTCTTCCACTCCCATCTGGAGAACCTGCAACAGGTGTCCAGATCTGAACTTCACAAACAG ATCACATTGAGTTATGGAATGTTTGAGAACAAGAGGAACATCATCAATATGAAAGGGGCGTTCCCTGTGGAGGAAGACCCATCAAG GTTTAAGTCTGTGCACTGTTTGCTGTACCCAGACACCCCTTGGTGTCCGCTTCAGGTTGCCTACTAG